The following are encoded in a window of Cryptococcus gattii WM276 chromosome M, complete sequence genomic DNA:
- a CDS encoding Hypothetical protein (Similar to TIGR gene model, INSD accession AAW46957.1; CNM01960): protein MTRLVLSTARPRLGDLLHLGVEIKREASENSSSSKGEKGMAEGEEEETKAALRRMRRVTVELFRRVIVHLPEPNPRTITHQTVLHASGKSLRYPGPSPTNPPLRLLFTIPTIPNPSSSTTTTHGGTGEQSWGEVSTVGGYHQVTFGVKVGVGGGIGVGVGVGVGVGGGWDENDFVVEKGIEILPKIWSSLPPDQHHHQQQQHQHHHQQQQQQQRATYQLQTQDGFAFDIPPELAAELSLNSSPSPYSSNADADAEAETDTLSARDAYRLKGRDIVGPSGTTRLPSPSSSGNARDGGGGDGEDDLPPPPFESSAESSAIDATPTSLDGQGPGPNGGYFEQDVDVGQGSGLPSFLESEQQEERRARARAASLSDACLYALRGARGKEREASAGRSTAGSARTRGGAAPMEGNGQGAEEEEGWSDDEELGVGREGLGGELATWIEYDGYETFSQPPPSLAASLHARGSMDPPQEGEEPLALACGVVGEVAARLGFTGIGVGVGEEGLELMEHLGLGEGTRIVDLQDDLPPGIDEPSLPALPSFTNQSHSRPHSHSHSQSHSRSPYTPPPPPHPEHVHEQNIIPIPTSPPPPHPEAAHPHSHPHPHPHDQPPAHDPPSFDASQAASAVGVAATSGPPSLPSPLGLAPLAPLAPPPSSSPPPPPPTSHHPVHQGSGSGPPPRSVGTVEVGEQEDAPPDYERGGLPPYSQG from the exons ATGACCCGCTTGGTGTTATCGACTGCGCGACCGAGACTGGGAGACTTGCTCCATCTAGGTGTAGAGATCAAGCGTGAGGCAAGCGAAAATAGTAGCAGCAGTAAAGGGGAAAAGGGGATGGcagagggagaagaggaagagacgAAAGCGGCGCTGAGACGGATGAGGAGGGTAACAGTCGAACTCTTCCGCCGAGTCATCGTCCACCTTCCGGAACCCAACCCACGCACGATCACACACCAAACCGTCCTCCACGCATCTGGTAAATCCCTCCGCTACCCAGGCCCATCCCCGACCAACCCGCCTCTCCGCCTGCTCTTCACGATCCCCACAATTCCCAACCCGTCGTCGTCCACTACCACCACGCATGGCGGGACAGGCGAGCAGAGTTGGGGGGAAGTGAGTACAGTGGGCGGGTACCACCAAGTGACATTCGGTGTCAAGGTTGGGGTCGGGGGTGGAATCGGCGTAGGGGTAGGTGTGGGGGTAGGCgtgggaggaggatgggATGAGAATGATTTCGTGGTGGAAAAGGGAATTGAAATCTTGCCCAAAATATGGtcatcccttcctcccgatcaacaccaccaccagcaacagcagcaccaacaccaccaccaacagcagcagcagcagcaacgAGCGACATATCAACTCCAAACGCAAGATGGATTCGCATTTGATATCCCACCCGAACTCGCTGCCGAGCTCTCACTCAATTCATCCCCCTCGCCTTATTCTTCAAACGCCGACGCCGACGCAGAGGCAGAGACAGACACGCTCTCGGCAAGAGACGCTTACCGTCTCAAAGGCAGAGATATCGTCGGTCCGTCTGGCACGACCCGtctcccttctccatcttcctctgGGAATGCACGAGATGGCGGCGGTGGAGATGGGGAAGATGATCTCCCCCCGCCCCCGTTTGAAAGTTCAGCTGAGAGTTCAGCCATAGATGCAACGCCAACGTCGTTGGACGGACAAGGGCCGGGTCCGAATGGCGGGTATTTCGAACAAGATGTAGATGTGGGACAAGGGAGTGGATTACCCAGTTTTCTGGAAAGTGAACAGCAAGAGGAAAGGCGCGCAAGGGCGAGGGCGGCGAGTCTTTCGGATGCGTGTCTTTATGCTTTGCGAGGAGCGAGAGGGAAAGAGCGCGAGGCGAGCGCGGGCAGGAGTACTGCCGGGAGCGCTAGAACGCGAGGTGGAGCAGCACCAATGGAAGGAAATGGGCAAGGagcagaagaggaggagggatggagtgatgatgaagagTTGGGTGTAGGGAGAGAAGGCTTAGGCGGGGAATTGGCGACTTGGATCGAG TACGACGGCTACGAAACATTCTCCCAACCACCCCCTTCGCTCGCTGCATCTCTCCACGCCAGAGGGAGTATGGATCCCCCtcaagaaggagaagaaccCTTGGCTTTAGCCTGTGGGGTTGTAGGTGAAGTAGCTGCGAGGTTGGGATTTACCGGGATCGGGGTCGGTGtaggggaagaagggttgGAATTGATGGAGCATTTGGGATTAGGGGAGGGTACTCGGATTGTTGATTTACAG GACGACCTTCCGCCTGGGATCGACGAACCTTCTCTCCCGGCATTACCTTCCTTTACCAACCAATCCCATTCCCGTCCTCATTCGCATTCCCATTCCCAATCGCATTCGCGTTCCCCATACAcccctccccctcctcctcatcccGAACACGTACACGAACAGAACATTatccccatccccaccTCTCCCCCACCTCCTCATCCTGAAGCCGCCCATCCTCACTCTCACCCACATCCTCACCCACATGACCAACCACCAGCACACGATCCTCCGAGTTTTGACGCTTCCCAAGCCGCTTCTGCCGTCGGCGTCGCAGCCACCTCTGGACCACCTTCTTTACCTTCTCCTCTTGGCCTTGCTCCTCTTGCGCCTcttgcaccaccaccatcatcgtcacctccaccaccaccaccaacaTCTCACCATCCTGTTCATCAGGGGAGTGGGTCGGGTCCACCTCCTCGGTCTGTAGGTACAGTTGAAGTTGGCGAACAGGAAGATGCGCCGCCTGATTATGAGAGAGGTGGATTACCTCCTTATAGTCAGGGATAA
- a CDS encoding uncharacterized protein (Similar to TIGR gene model, INSD accession AAW46978.1): MGFFKRRNEPLIPPVAPTAGQQQQQQQPKADPYATPDASTYAGGDPYTKSKPRPSAQSDEKGSGGSDPYAATPAYAAGAGGDPYAKRIPGPRPNPNAANDAARAELFGGLKAEDVPAERKYGYEGREMEEDFDEDEEIEGIKQEMRGVKQDSLASTRNAVALARQAEESARGTIAKLADQSERIANSERYLDMAKANNQRAEDKTAELKALNRSIFRPAIVWNKDAKRQAQEDKINERHAMERMDRAKALLDVQDTRKRLGAAANPAPYGSSSSTTPEPVPGQQKARKDARSRYQFDATASDDELEDELDENLDETLEISRRLKGLATAMGDEVSGQNSRLTRVTDKTENLEFAVMKNTERLKRIR; this comes from the exons ATGGGCTTTTTCAAACGCAGAAACGAACCTCTTATCCCGCCTGTCGCGCCCACCGCAGgccagcagcagcagcagcagcagccaAAAGCCGATCCGTATGCGACGCCAGATGCAAGCACCTACGCCGGCGGGGATCCCTATACCAAATCCAAACCCCGACCGTCCGCCCAGTCTGACGAAAAGGGCAGCGGCGGCAGCGACCCGTATGCAGCCACACCGGCATACGCAGCAGGCGCAGGCGGTGATCCATATGCGAAACGTATCCCCGGCCCACGACCCAACCCCAACGCCGCCAACGACGCTGCGCGAGCCGAGCTGTTTGGCGGGCTCAAGGCGGAGGACGTACCTGCCGAGCGCAAGTACGGCTACGAAGGAcgagagatggaggaggattttgatgaggatgaggagattGAAGGGATCAAGCAGGAGATGCGGGGAGTGAAGCAGGATAGTTTGGCAAGTACAAG GAATGCGGTGGCGCTGGCGAGACAGGCTGAAGAGTCGGCGAGAGGCACCATCGCCAAGCTCGCTGACCAGTCAG AACGGATCGCCAACTCGGAGCGATACCTCGACATGGCCAAGGCCAACAACCAGCGTGCAGAAGACAAGACGGCAGAACTCAAGGCGCTCAACAGAAGCATCTTCCGTCCCGCCATCGTCTGGAACAAG GACGCTAAACGACAGGCGCAAGAGGACAAGATCAATGAGCGCCACGCCATGGAACGTATGGATCGCGCCAAAGCCCTTTTAGACGTCCAAGATACCCGCAAACGACTCGGCGCTGCTGCGAACCCTGCCCCCTACGGCTCGTCGTCGTCCACCACACCGGAGCCCGTCCCCGGCCAGCAAAAGGCGCGTAAAGACGCCAGGTCGAGGTACCAATTCGACGCCACGGCGTCGGACGACGAGCTGGAAGACGAGCTGGATGAAAATCTGGACGAGACGCTCGAGATTTCAAGACGCCTCAAGGGGCTCGCCACCGCCATGGGAGATGAAGTGTCCGGCCAGAATTCGAGGTTGACAAGGGTGACGGACAAGACGGAGAATTTGGAGTTTGCAGTGATGAAGAATACCGAGAGGCTCAAGAGGATTAGGTAG
- a CDS encoding DEAH RNA helicase, putative (Similar to TIGR gene model, INSD accession AAW46983.1) codes for MSGAHQKDYSENNRDLELPSKPATSSISIPPTQSHTLPPRPNFALPRRPSTVPCPPRYTRPLRSSLKSPSPPRVSWRSRITDTEARISRSRSPSPRRYRSRSPERYRSSKHTKHRSPSPGARSPFAVRRPSIRRSPSSRPRSRSPPRKELREQSKGSLLSRIGGQHPSKTDHHIAPPFTSLKRPLSPTAANEQSRKLSAVSVPIPTGPRTSQIPTGPRTDRIPIGPESLQNQSLNQNQPTKLIPTGPRNSTSAPIPPSISNTKAAAASENQNNKNILEEMGNPRKRGGGGKPPPTGKKSLSPPIHDLVYISETYGKGITLKSQWAENPKSPVANFILKGKSGDINGCYSYAEGIVDGKKVHRVTMTPVNGIYGIGDSTNKKEAEKLAALSSLLQLISTGYLEKGKASNGPSEPNNFTKPSTSTQPASQIDPEDTGETAILSDGKTKIDYDRARQFMEYYCHRYRFRKPDVEYTQTTVKDPQNKKKTKMVWEGVIIVGNRRIGMGSGVNKKKAAIQCYLDVTQYLESCDPDLWQDFIEHTKKDKSLNIGLAPHLVFTMSEALIDDVQGTCIDIRHSNLYQNAPPSGSAGNEVQAPPTWHGGAQYIPTEDEIYYKSQELQARLAAYESDPRMARMRRTRASLPVYSRANEMLRTIRDNDVTIIMAATGSGKTTQVPQLLFDEMIKEGSGGGCNIVCTQPRRLAAMSVAERIAEERGQMIGQEVGYQVRFDAQLPEANGSITFCTTGIFLKRMQSALGENANEVAVQRMDQVSHVVVDEVHERDIDTDLLLVVLKRLLQDRKRRGVPIKVVLMSATIDPTLFQSYFTDARGAHAPVAEIPGRTFPVEKSFLDKIVPQLQNIPAQRGGWVFNEKNVKEYLSRELSSNASNFGPGTGIELEIPYPLVALTIAFVLSRSEDGHVLVFLPGWEEIKKVADILLTGRYPLLGMDFRDPRRFSIHYLHSTIPAAEQKEVFRTPPPGVRRIILATNIAETSVTIPDVVYVVDTGRVKEKRYDPERHMSSLVSAWVGSSNLNQRAGRAGRHREGEYYGLVSQRRLDSLEAHQMVEMKRSDLSNVVMHVKALNLGEVQEVLAATIEPPEPSRIVAAMEVLRMLGALDARQNLTSLGRVLLQLPVDANVGKLCLYGAFFRCLDAALTLAAVLTNRDPFLAPPAQKAKADSIKDRFSPKAFRSDPLAIVAAYNQWLPYEESGDFYSATKFCDNNFLSKPTLLQIKQVKQSLLQSLDKAGVIAVSAGGMVVVIHNSSVNSRRREVSGPEESSASFNPAEKRLYAFAEKSRNVPVGGNPNSAPTNLRTVTRLDPMTYMLFGAYELVVTARGLECDGWLPVTGNTHALDDVQRLKAALDVCMLRVFEGLGKSLVMGRDQRWMDGAGGVEVHEGTSKIKEGGGEEENESDDEDYDRPREKSDQASSRYAGPLTVEEINELEMLTTDIVKILNKYADEREGGGVDTVPQTRVNTRPSSPQGRAAQWAADVAAAASYGGGGSAQWGDASGGASFGGGGLGSDLHSARKQGDVGRRFDTWDDGDGWGSNQGGQGDQDDSGWAVPKYRPPQTR; via the exons ATGTCAGGGGCCCATCAGAAAGACTACAGCGAAAATAACCGGGACCTCGAGTTGCCCAGCAAGCCAGCAACCTCCTCTATATCCATCCCTCCAACACAGTCACATACTCTCCCACCAAGACCTAATTttgctcttcctcgtcGACCCTCTACCGTTCCCTGTCCTCCACGATACACTAGGCCACTACGTTCTAGTCTTAAATCACCTTCACCACCTCGTGTCTCTTGGCGTTCAAGAATTACAGACACAGAAGCTCGTATCTCCAGAAGCAGAAGCCCATCACCTCGTAGGTATAGATCCAGATCACCCGAACGTTATAGATCATCAAAGCACACGAAGCACAGGAGTCCTTCACCTGGAGCCCGTTCACCTTTTGCAGTTCGAAGACCTTCCATTCGAAGATCACCATCTTCTCGTCCAAGGTCTCGATCACCTCCGAGGAAGGAACTTAGAGAACAATCAAAGGGTAGTTTATTAAGTCGGATAGGCGGTCAACACCCTTCCAAAACCGATCATCACATCGC TCCACCTTTTACGTCTCTTAAACGACCATTATCACCTACCGCAGCTAACGAGCAGTCCCGTAAACTCTCTGCTGTATCCGTCCCTATCCCTACCGGTCCCCGAACTTCTCAAATCCCAACTGGACCTCGAACAGACCGTATCCCTATCGGTCCCGAATCTCTGCAGAATCAGAGCTTGAACCAAAACCAACCTACGAAACTTATCCCTACCGGTCCTCGCAACTCTACTTCTGCCCCTATCCCTCCCTCAATTTCAAACACCAAAGCTGCCGCTGCTTCCGAGAACCAAAATAATAAAAACATCCTTGAAGAAATGGGTAACCCAAGAAAACGAGGCGGAGGAGGTAAACCACCACCAACAGGCAAAAAATCTCTTAGCCCCCCTATTCATGATTTGGTGTATATCTCAGAAACGTACGGGAAAGGAATTACGTTGAAATCGCAATGGGCAGAAAACCCCAAGTCTCCTGTGGCGAATTTCATTTTAAAAGGGAAATCTGGGGATATAAATGGGTGTTATTCGTATGCAGAAGGTATCGTCGATGGGAAGAAAGTTCACAG AGTAACGATGACACCTGTGAACGGTATTTACGGTATTGGGGATAGTACAAACAAGAAGGAAGCCGAAAAACTTGCAGCTCTGAGCTCTTTACTACAACTTATCAGTACTGGATAT CTTGAAAAAGGCAAAGCCTCCAACGGTCCCAGCGAGCCTAACAATTTTACCAAGCCCTCTACTTCAACTCAACCCGCTTCCCAGATCGATCCGGAAGATACTGGCGAAACCGCCATCCTCTCTGACGGTAAAACCAAAATCGACTATGACCGTGCCCGCCAGTTCATGGAATACTACTGCCATCGTTACCGATTCCGTAAGCCCGATGTCGAGTATACTCAAACCACGGTCAAAGACCCACAGAACAAGAAAAAGACGAAAATGGTATGGGAAGGGGTTATCATCGTGGGTAATCGACGGATCGGGATGGGAAGCGGAGTGAACAAGAAGAAAGCCGCGATACAATGCTATTTGGACGTGACACAGTATTTGGAGAGCTGTGATCCGGATTTGTGGCAAGATTTTATTGAGCATACAAAGAAGGATAAGAGCCTCAATATCGGATTAGCCCCCCATCTTGTATTCACCATGTCTGAAGCACTTATCGACGACGTTCAGGGTACGTGTATCGACATTCGCCACTCCAACTTATACCAAAATGCCCCTCCCTCCGGTTCAGCGGGTAACGAAGTCCAAGCACCACCTACATGGCATGGAGGCGCGCAGTATATCCCCACAGAAGATGAAATATATTATAAATCCCAAGAACTCCAAGCCCGTCTGGCGGCGTACGAATCTGATCCTCGTATGGCCCGTATGCGCCGTACCCGCGCCAGTCTTCCGGTCTACTCCCGCGCAAACGAAATGTTGCGTACCATCCGCGACAACGATGTGACTATCATCATGGCCGCCACAGGTTCCGGCAAGACCACCCAAGTACCACAACTGCTGTTTGACGAGATGATTAAAGAAGGATCAGGGGGTGGATGTAATATCGTGTGTACCCAGCCGAGGAGGTTGGCAGCCATGTCCGTCGCGGAACGGATAGCGGAAGAGCGGGGCCAAATGATTGGTCAAGAAGTGGGGTATCAAGTCCGTTTTGATGCGCAATTGCCAGAGGCGAATGGAAGTATCACTTTCTGCACGACGGGGATTTTCTTGAAGAGGATGCAATCCGCCTTGGGTGAGAATGCAAATGAGGTGGCAGTCCAGAGGATGGATCAGGTATCGCATGTTGTGGTGGATGAAGTGCACGAACGTGATATTGATACGGATCTCTTACTCGTCGTGCTGAAGAGGTTGTTGCAAGATAGAAAGAGGAGGGGTGTACCGATCAAGGTGGTGTTGATGAGCGCTACAATTGACCCGACCCTTTTCCAGTCGTACTTTACCGATGCGCGGGGGGCGCATGCACCTGTTGCCGAGATCCCCGGCAGAACGTTTCCGGTGGAAAAGTCCTTCTTGGACAAGATCGTTCCCCAACTGCAAAATATCCCGGCTCAGAGAGGTGGGTGGGTGTTTAACGAGAAGAACGTGAAAGAGTACCTGTCGCGAGAACTGTCCTCCAACGCGAGCAATTTTGGTCCAGGTACAGGGATAGAATTGGAGATTCCTTATCCGCTTGTAGCGCTTACCATCGCTTTTGTTCTCTCCCGTTCCGAAGACGGACATGTACTGGTCTTCCTACCTGGCTGGGAAGAGATCAAGAAAGTCGCAGACATCTTGTTGACCGGGCGGTACCCATTGTTGGGAATGGATTTCAGAGATCCCAGGCGATTCAGCATTCATTACCTCCATTCTACCATCCCTGCAGCCGAGCAAAAAGAAGTATTCCGTACACCCCCGCCTGGCGTACGACGGATCATCCTCGCTACCAATATCGCCGAAACATCCGTCACCATCCCCGACGTTGTGTATGTGGTTGACACAGGCCGGGTAAAAGAAAAGAGGTATGATCCAGAGAGACACATGTCGAGTCTTGTTTCTGCATGGGTGGGGTCGAGTAATTTGAACCAACGTGCGGGTCGAGCGGGAAGACATAGGGAAGGAGAGTATTATGGACTGGTTAGTCAGCGGAGGTTGGACAGTTTGGAGGCGCATCagatggtggagatgaagaggtCTGATCTGAGTAACGTTGTCATGCACGTCAAG GCGCTCAACTTGGGCGAAGTCCAAGAAGTGCTGGCAGCAACCATCGAACCACCTGAGCCAAGCCGTATCGTCGCCGCCATGGAAGTCTTGCGCATGCTCGGTGCCCTTGACGCTCGACAGAACCTCACTTCCCTCGGTCGTGTCCTCCTCCAGCTCCCGGTCGACGCCAATGTCGGTAAACTTTGTCTTTACGGTGCATTCTTCCGATGTCTCGATGCGGCCTTGACGCTCGCCGCGGTGTTGACGAATAGGGACCCCTTCCTGGCTCCACCTGCTCAAAAGGCTAAAGCAGATAGTATCAAAGACCGGTTCTCCCCTAAAGCCTTCAGATCCGACCCGCTTGCTATTGTGGCAGCGTATAACCAGTGGTTGCCGTATGAGGAATCAGGCGATTTCTATTCCGCGACGAAGTTCTGCGATAACAATTTCTTGTCCAAACCGACATTGTTGCAGATCAAGCAAGTGAAGCAGAGTTTGTTACAGAGTTTGGACAAAGCGGGAGTCATTGCCGTTTCGGCTGGAGGGATG GTCGTTGTCATCCACAACTCATCGGTTAACTCTCGACGTCGTGAAGTCAGTGGTCCGGAAGAATCCTCTGCCTCATTCAATCCCGCTGAAAAACGTCTCTATGCATTTGCCGAAAAATCTCGCAACGTCCCCGTTGGCGGGAATCCCAACTCTGCCCCAACCAACCTCCGAACAGTCACCCGTCTGGACCCAATGACGTACATGCTTTTTGGCGCATACGAACTCGTTGTCACTGCCCGTGGTCTCGAATGCGATGGATGGTTGCCCGTGACGGGTAATACCCATGCGCTCGACGATGTGCAGAGGTTGAAGGCAGCGTTAGATGTGTGTATGCTTCGAGTTTTTGAAGGGTTGGGTAAGAGTTTGGTCATGGGTCGTGATCAGCGATGGATGGATGGTGCCGGTGGCGTCGAAGTACATGAGGGTACGTCGAAGATTAAAGAAGGAGGtggtgaagaggagaatgaaagtgatgatgaggatTATGATCGGCCTCGAGAAAAGAGCGATCAAGCTTCATCCCGCTACGCGGGCCCGCTTACAGTCGAAGAGATCAACGAATTGGAAATGTTGACCACCGATATTGTAAAAATCCTTAACAAGTACGCGGACGAGAGGGAAGGCGGCGGTGTGGATACCGTGCCCCAAACTCGAGTGAATACGAGACCTTCTTCTCCGCAGGGGCGGGCTGCACAGTGGGCAGCTGATGTAGCTGCGGCGGCATCATACGGCGGTGGTGGAAGTGCTCAGTGGGGTGATGCCAGCGGAGGAGCTAGTTTTGGCGGAGGTGGATTGGGATCAGACTTACATTCTGCGAGGAAGCAAGGAGATGTCGGAAGGAGGTTTGATACCTGGGACGATGGTGACGGATGGGGGAGTAATCAAGGAGGGCAAGGAGATCAAGATGATAGTGGATGGGCCGTACCCAAGTACAGGCCTCCTCAGACTAGATGA
- a CDS encoding Hypothetical protein (Similar to TIGR gene model, INSD accession AAW46772.1; CNM01940), protein MHAPKYPHLSSTSLLHFAMALPYDATPPPEAPPPAPHLDDDSTLPPALDQPLDEYPPAVPPHVQSLMARMSSSKVYLVDESPAVLHLDGHARLREPPLRRLVRQLDSLGDDGLHAWLDALAAESGVAVKANAVYLASELIQHLSTSKIFSWATGLGAQPMGIEWINDTTLHILFPSPRLAVLALALLAKTGFALPSPHEQEQEQGDDPFQERSAHPFPLSLLPRKPVAPVAPVAGGEEAEEAEEAEAVTKRGRGQFTLPNRPSHSHDDLLETIEDGINPLARIALRLALVDDMTVRQGGKESTWYKKHGFQAGKETLGDGARRPFAPRDRAERGGGRWEKGSLFGSVGEGEGGGEELAKRLGRERRKPYDRPTGSGRERGLVTQEELDRELESLRSGTVHPTEGEMDIDSYPDLPRRKGRGFRNTRGGDGSRGKGRVGKDDLDRELDEMFANRGD, encoded by the exons ATGCATGCGCCAAAGTATCCGCATCTCTCTTCCacatctcttctccacttTGCCATGGCCCTCCCATACGATGCCACGCCGCCCCCCGAGGCCCCCCCCCCGGCCCCCCATCTAGACGACGACTCCACTTTGCCCCCCGCGCTCGACCAGCCGCTGGACGAGTACCCCCCCGCGGTCCCCCCCCACGTGCAGTCGCTGATGGCCCGCATGTCCTCCTCCAAGGTGTACCTCGTCGACGAGTCCCCCGCCGTCCTCCACCTCGACGGCCACGCACGCCTGCGCGAACCCCCCCTCCGCCGGCTCGTGCGGCAGCTCGACAGCCTCGGCGACGACGGCCTGCACGCCTGGCTCGACGCCCTCGCAGCGGAGAGCGGCGTCGCCGTGAAGGCGAATGCCGTGTACCTCGCCTCCGAGCTCATACAGCACCTGTCCACCAGCAAGATCTTTTCCTGGGCCACGGGGCTCGGTGCGCAGCCCATGG GGATCGAGTGGATCAACGACACGACACTGCACAtcctctttccctctccccgCTTGGCCGTCCTCGCACTCGCCCTCCTCGCCAAAACAGGCTTCGCCCTGCCGTCTCCACACGAACAAGAACAAGAACAAGGCGACGATCCATTCCAAGAACGTTCCGCCCACCCATTCCCactctccctcctccctcGTAAACCCGTCGCTCCGGTCGCTCCGGTCGCTGGCGGGGAAGAAGCGGAAGAAGCGGAAGAAGCGGAAGCGGTAACCAAACGCGGTCGTGGCCAATTCACACTCCCCAACCGCCCCTCCCACTCCCACGACGACCTACTCGAGACCATCGAAGACGGCATCAACCCCTTGGCGCGTATCGCCCTCCGCCTCGCCCTCGTCGACGACATGACCGTCCGCCAGGGCGGCAAAGAAAGTACGTGGTACAAGAAACATGGGTTCCAAGCTGGTAAAGAAACGCTCGGCGATGGTGCCAGGCGGCCGTTCGCACCCCGAGACAGGGCTGAGcggggaggaggaaggtggGAGAAGGGATCGTTGTTTGGTTCAGTGGGTGAAGGGGAAGGCGGGGGCGAAGAATTGGCAAAGAGGTTGGGGAGGGAAAGACGGAAACCGTACGATCGACCGACAGGGAGCgggagggaaagagggTTGGTAACCCAAGAAGAATTAGATCGAGAACTCGAATCGCTTCGCTCGGGAACAGTGCATCCCACAGAAGGGGAGATGGATATTGATTCATATCCCGATTTGCCCAGACGAAAAGGACGAGGGTTTAGGAACACCCGAGGTGGTGATGGATCgagaggaaaagggagagTGGGGAAAGATGATCTTGATCGAG AACTGGATGAAATGTTTGCCAACCGGGGAGATTAA